A part of Astatotilapia calliptera chromosome 15, fAstCal1.2, whole genome shotgun sequence genomic DNA contains:
- the LOC113037463 gene encoding uncharacterized protein LOC113037463 isoform X3, with amino-acid sequence MPRKGQRSQSQKLRWQKQKEQVNLSQTGEQVKVSVTSIPSPEVQLSVQTAAVSYADVVKRGVCSSSVPNAKVQQVIQTKPQLTVQTQHDGEAPGPSHVQVTNSESRPRVSSICASRSQANAKYGKYRNQQCMANSLVFLSFLHEDEFITRADLNRVLDKGHAVYSDARKRFVNSVFLACDELPTVIISRRHEYQVDMSQFALYGTFDGTDHLPSLEQGLQCLASDICYALLVMGGTAIAVSRLTSGEYAYFDPHPRKSTGMPLSLSVSGGTAVMLKFTRLNDMIDRIKRLYRMCSIAPTCAYELQPVEFHSENVADQRNADENRQTATTVPAPALNEPKFETPKSTEKTQKTVADTLATEVMSSRVDYSNEPAAELNNSDYLEIETSASSVRDTQVTKDSVPLNDLNTASCLTMTTDELSHKLLKHNKQQRRKIRRRLLVQEKLPQRKENEKKKERQMYTFDESFKAKKKDSSRKSHDPDHSKKKSVYKNNLYKLNATYREKQREHFRKIYRDSAKIRERKRERVIRMYKEDSLFREKQKERMRKTYKESYRQSPIFKEQQKERIRRTYRESPVFREKHKERIRRIYRTCAGFREKHKAYMRSYVSNLYKESVEFRQKKKCYITKRYGEERQFQQQHKDNMRERMRVKYWNGFSFRQMHNIRCAMNIKRKYRQMHRPAESLQCHPDNSLMNEAISRFRSNIKSAPSYVCTVCLKASFPNQVKICKRENYSKHQTVAQQCLTGKFVHVCDEACHDHCSFPVERKKEYICHTCHSSLKSGCMPRLAAVNGLELQDIPAELCDLNILERHLIAKCIPFAKIIPLPKGRQRLIRGNVVCVPSEVQQTVDSLPRIRSQSQIMRIKLKRRLCYKGHQLFQTVTWSKLIQALRKLKQIHPQYTDIIIRDDALLCDPTLPDDDSSDEASMASDDYNEADLMEIDNYEKDALLCENESEIEQDINMASCDEQPEEQNPEEPESDLNNGGFALESCLQPVDISEEILCFSDNTYCVAPAERNNPVSFFRTPHLEAMAFPVQFPTGQNTLDEKRLLKLTPSAYFKSRLFNTDARFAKDTNYLFFSQFVTEIHLANSSMTIQLRKGKTMTKDGRKITSGMLQSKTEVEKLVRNKDAIRFMQPLRGTPAYWQKTTKDLFSMIRQIGTPQFFVTFSAAEMRWPEVIQAIKRQQGEEVDFEALDWSEKCEILRSNPVTTMRMFDKRVEALFRDLLFSPAQPLGEIIDYFYRVEFQHRGSPHIHMLLWIREKVEADVDDDQTVCDFVDRYISAQLPDPEKQPELHKKVSELQKHSKNHTKTCFKSVNSGCRFGFPKPPSTRTMIVRQDEDSDTEAAKAKLRPLLNLLKEPEAASLTIEQILSRCNLTMNEYEQCLQNINKKTALILKRDPKDCWINNYNPDLLEAWNSNLDVSFILNAYSCVEYLCKYITKKESGLSEYLKTVIDNSDKNTVNECDEMRAVMQAYSKKREISAQECVTRVCGLKMKKCSRSVVFVPTDDNPVKMSRPMSFLESTTHDSCNIWMTSLSDKYKCRPETPEYEEMSLADFAALCRLVSGPNEGKDVLPLLNQLGFVQRRKNDKPAIIRYYHCSQEKDPEQYYGRLLRLYLPHRSEQELKPQCFQTYQSFYNSGFVRLPCSDHSESVKRIVKRNKDKYEKNSEDIESALEEFEQNRDVVIDEWCNLAPESEVVRLQCDENLPERHSDDENEQENVPDYSRQSDAVTKIRAIREQPAVDPAVVRVMYQNLNQKQACVFYAIRDWCIQRVCGLNPDPFFFYINGGAGTGKSHLIKCIHSEASKILSRLPANAEEADISNPTVLLTSFTGTAAFSISGSTLHSLLKLPRSLKPPIQGLGNQLDEVRSELMNAEIIVIDEISMVSKPLFAYVDARLKQIKGTQRPFGGMSVLAVGDFYQLPPVRQSKPLCVYDPEQIDLWQEHFQMITLTEIMRQKDDVAFAEMLNRIRVKEKTDELSQCDRDLLSQAVTAPEECPTEVLHIYATNKNVESHNTDTLKKLHSNIIIITADDFQKDKRTGRMERRDKPFTGGRNDLPDTLNVAEGARVMLTRNLDTLNGLVNGAFGILVKVVRSENDGHIIKLGLRMDNRQPMRHNRSANAASDDLVYIERAEESLKFKGAVRRQFPVKLAFACTIHKTQGLTTQTAVVSMKNIFEPGMAYVALSRVTSLSGLYLQDLDEKKIYSNPEVTAALQTMRQASVEEMMPLLQTVFIWTATPCSNATDMCPTQTFLTWPAEVC; translated from the exons ATGCCAaggaaaggtcaaaggtcacagtcCCAGAAGCTTAGATGGCAAAAGCAGAAGGAACAGGTAAATCTTTCTCAGACCGGTGAACAGGTAAAGGTGTCTGTTACAAGTATTCCCAGTCCAGAAGTGCAGCTCAGCGTTCAGACAGCCGCAGTGTCTTATGCAGATGTGGTAAAGAGAGGTGTTTGCTCATCATCGGTGCCAAATGCTAAAGTACAGCAGGTAATCCAGACTAAACCCCAGCTAACTGTGCAAACGCAGCATGATGGAGAAGCTCCAGGACCGTCTCATGTACAGGTTACAAACAGTGAAAGTCGTCCACGAGTGAGTAGCATCTGTGCATCCCGAAGCCAGGCCAATGCTAAGTATGGAAAGTACCGGAATCAGCAATGCATGGCGAACAGTTTGGTTTTCCTGTCATTCTTACACGAGGATGAATTCATTACCAGAGCAGATCTTAACCGTGTGTTGGACAAAGGCCATGCCGTGTATTCAGATGCCAGAAAGAGGTTTGTGAACAGCGTGTTTCTAGCCTGTGATGAACTTCCCACTGTGATCATCAGCCGCAGACACGAGTATCAAGTCGACATGTCTCAGTTTGCTCTTTATGGCACATTTGACGGTACAGATCATCTTCCGAGCCTTGAACAGGGACtacagtgtttggcttcagaCATTTGCTATGCTTTGCTAGTCATGGGAGGAACAGCCATCGCAGTTTCCAGGCTGACTTCAGGTGAATACGCATATTTTGATCCTCACCCACGTAAGTCTACAGGAATGCCATTGTCGCTAAGTGTAAGTGGTGGAACTGCAGTTATGTTAAAATTCACACGTCTTAACGACATGATTGACAGGATCAAACGTTTGTACCGAATGTGTAGCATCGCACCAACCTGTGCTTATGAGCTACAGCCTGTTGAGTTCCACAGTGAAAACGTTGCTGACCAAAGAAATGCTgatgaaaacagacaaacagccaCAACTGTTCCAGCACCAGCTTTAAATGAACCTAAATTTGAAACCCCCAAATCCactgagaaaacacagaaaactgtggCCGACACTTTAGCTACTGAAGTGATGTCATCCAGAGTGGATTATTCAAATGAGCCAGCTGCTGAGCTGAACAATTCTGATTATTTAGAAATAGAAACCTCTGCATCTTCTGTAAGAGACACTCAGGTAACAAAAGATTCTGTTCCTCTGAATGATTTAAACACTGCCTCCTGTTTAACTATGACAACAGATGAACTCTCACATAAACTGTTGAAGCATAATAAACAGCAAAGGAGAAAGATTAGGAGACGACTGTTGGTCCAAGAAAAACTACCACAGAGaaaggaaaatgagaaaaagaaagaaagacagatgtACACTTTTGATGAAAGCTTtaaggcaaagaaaaaagattctAGTAGAAAGTCTCATGATCCTGATCACAGTAAGAAAAAGAGTGTGTACAAAAATAATCTGTATAAACTCAATGCTACAtatagagagaaacagagagaacattttagaaaaatctATAGAGATAGTGCTAAaattagagagagaaaaagagaacgTGTCATAAGGATGTATAAAGAAGATTCTTTATTCAGAGAAAAGCAGAAGGAACGTATGAGAAAAACATATAAAGAATCTTATAGACAATCTCCTATATTCAAAGAACAGCAGAAGGAGCGTATAAGAAGAACATACAGAGAATCTCCCGTGTTCCGAGAAAAGCACAAAGAGCGTATAAGAAGAATATACAGAACTTGTGCTGGATTCAGAGAGAAACATAAAGCTTACATGAGGTCATATGTTTCTAACCTATATAAAGAAAGTGTAGAatttagacagaaaaaaaaatgttacatcaCTAAACGTTatggagaagagagacaatTTCAGCAGCAACACAAGGACAATATGAGAGAACGAATGAGAGTAAAATATTGGAACGGTTTTTCTTTTAGACAGATGCATAATATCAGATGTGCAatgaacataaaaagaaaatatcgtCAGATGCATCGACCAGCTGAAAGTTTACAGTGTCATCCAGATAACAGTTTAATGAATGAGGCCATATCTCGTTTCAGATCCAACATTAAATCAGCACCATCTTATGTTTGTACTGTTTGTCTAAAAGCTTCTTTTCCTAATCAGGTGAAAATCTGCAAAAGAGAAAATTACTCAAAACACCAGACTGTAGCTCAGCAGTGTCTAACTGGTAAATTTGTTCATGTGTGTGATGAAGCATGTCATGATCACTGCAGCTttcctgttgagagaaaaaaggaGTATATCTGTCACACGTGTCACAGTTCCCTCAAAAGTGGATGCATGCCCAGGCTTGCTGCTGTTAACGGTTTAGAACTGCAGGATATTCCAGCTGAACTTTGTGATCTCAACATTCTGGAGAGACATCTGATTGCCAAATGCATACCATTTGCTAAGATTATTCCTCTTCCAAAGGGGAGACAGAGACTCATACGTGGTAATGTGGTGTGTGTACCATCTGAAGTCCAACAAACAGTTGACAGTTTACCGAGGATCAGAAGCCAATCACAGATCATGAGGATAAAGCTGAAAAGACGACTGTGCTACAAAGGCCATCAGCTGTTCCAGACTGTCACCTGGTCTAAACTCATTCAAGCCCTGCGTAAACTGAAACAAATTCATCCACAGTACACAGATATTATTATCAGAGATGATGCATTGCTTTGTGATCCAACGTTACCTGATGATGACAGCAGTGATGAAGCCAGCATGGCAAGTGATGATTATAATGAAGCAGATTTAATGGAAATTGACAACTATGAAAAAGATGCCCTTTTGTGCGAAAACGAGTCTGAAATAGAACAAGATATTAATATGGCATCCTGTGATGAACAACCAGAGGAACAAAATCCAGAGGAACCAGAAAGTGATTTGAACAATGGAGGTTTTGCTCTAGAAAGTTGTCTGCAGCCTGTAGACATTTCAGAAGAGATTCTCTGTTTCAGTGATAACACATATTGTGTGGCTCCTGCAGAAAGAAACAATCCTGTCAGCTTCTTCAGAACTCCTCATTTGGAAGCCATGGCATTTCCTGTGCAGTTTCCTACTGGTCAGAATACACTGGATGAAAAGAGACTTCTTAAACTCACACCAAGTGCTTACTTCAAGTCAAGGCTTTTCAACACTGATGCAAGATTTGCTAAAGACACAAATTACCTGTTTTTCTCACAGTTtgtcactgaaatacatttggcTAATTCCAGCATGACAATACAGCTAAGGAAAGGTAAAACTATGACCAAAGATGGACGCAAAATCACATCAGGAATGTTACAAAGTAAGACAGAAGTAGAGAAGCTGGTAAGAAATAAAGATGCAATCAGATTTATGCAGCCACTCAGAGGAACTCCAGCTTACTGGCAGAAAACTACCAAAGATTTATTCAGTATGATTCGTCAAATAGGAACACCTCAGTTCTTTGTCACTTTCTCTGCTGCTGAGATGAGATGGCCTGAAGTGATTCAAGCAATAAAGAGACAGCAAGGTGAAGAGGTTGATTTTGAAGCCCTGGACTGGTCAGAAAAGTGTGAAATTCTAAGATCAAATCCAGTAACCACCATGCGGATGTTTGATAAGCGTGTTGAGGCTTTGTTCAGAGATTTGCTTTTTTCTCCTGCACAGCCCCTTGGTGAGATCATTGATTACTTTTACAGAGTTGAGTTCCAGCACAGAGGTAGTCCGCATATACACATGTTGCTGTGGATTCGAGAAAAGGTAGAAGCAGATGTGGATGATGACCAAACTGTCTGTGACTTTGTGGACAGATACATCTCAGCTCAACTCCCTGATCCAGAAAAACAACCTGAACTGCACAAAAAAGTCTCTGAACTACAAAAGCACAGCAAGAACCACACAAAGACATGCTTTAAGAGTGTGAACTCTGGTTGTAGATTTGGGTTTCCAAAACCACCATCCACAAGAACAATGATTGTGAGACAGGATGAGGATTCAGACACTGAAGCTGCAAAAGCCAAACTCAGACCTTTGTTGAACCTGCTGAAGGAACCTGAAGCTGCTTCCCTCACCATAGAGCAGATTCTGTCACGATGCAACTTGACAATGAATGAGTATGAACAATGCCTCCAGAacataaacaagaaaacagctcTGATTCTGAAACGTGACCCAAAGGACTGTTGGATCAACAATTACAACCCAGATCTGCTTGAAGCCTGGAACTCTAATTTAGATGTCTCATTCATTTTGAATGCCTATTCATGTGTAGAATACCTCTGTAAATATATAACAAAGAAAGAATCTGGCCTCTCTGAATACCTGAAGACAGTTATCGATAACTCTGATAAGAACACCGTCAATGAATGTGATGAAATGAGAGCTGTGATGCAGGCTTactcaaaaaagagagagatcagCGCACAGGAGTGTGTGACTCGAGTCTGTGgcctaaaaatgaaaaaatgttccCGCAGTGTTGTATTTGTACCAACAGATGATAACCCAGTAAAAATGAGTCGGCCCATGAGCTTCCTGGAAAGCACAACACATGACAGCTGTAATATTTGGATGACAAGTTTGAGTGATAAATACAAATGCAGACCTGAGACCCCAGAATATGAGGAAATGTCACTGGCTGATTTTGCTGCCTTGTGCAGGTTGGTGAGTGGTCCAAATGAAGGAAAAGATGTGCTTCCTCTTCTAAACCAGCTTGGATTTGTACAAAGGCGAAAGAATGATAAACCAGCTATAATCAGATATTACCACTGTTCACAGGAAAAAGATCCTGAGCAATATTATGGTCGACTGTTGAGACTTTACCTTCCACACAGATCAGAGCAGGAACTGAAACCACAATGTTTCCAAACCTATCAGTCCTTCTACAACTCGGGTTTTGTGCGACTTCCATGTTCAGACCACAGTGAGTCTGTGAAACGGATtgtgaaaagaaataaagacaagTATGAGAAGAACTCTGAGGATATTGAGAGTGCACTGGAAGAGTTTGAACAAAATAGGGATGTTGTGATTGATGAATGGTGTAATCTTGCTCCTGAATCTGAAGTTGTGAGGCTGCAATGTGATGAGAATCTTCCTGAGAGACATTCTGATGATGAGAACGAACAGGAGAATGTCCCTGACTACAGTCGTCAGTCTGATGCTGTAACAAAGATCAGAGCCATCAGAGAACAACCTGCAGTCGATCCAGCCGTGGTACGTGTAATGTATCAGAATCTGAACCAGAAGCAGGCCTGCGTGTTCTATGCCATAAGAGACTGGTGTATTCAGCGAGTTTGTGGTTTGAACCCAGATCCATTTTTCTTCTATATCAACGGTGGTGCAGGAACTGGAAAGTCACATCTGATTAAATGTATTCACTCTGAAGCATCAAAGATCCTGAGCAGACTGCCTGCTAATGCAGAAGAAGCTGACATATCAAATCCAACTGTTTTACTTACTTCATTTACCGGGACAGCAGCTTTTTCTATCAGTGGCTCTACGTTACATTCTCTACTGAAACTACCCAGGAGTCTGAAACCACCCATTCAAGGACTTGGTAACCAACTGGATGAAGTCAGATCTGAGCTGATGAATGCTGAAATTATTGTTATTGATGAGATTTCAATGGTTTCAAAACCCCTTTTTGCTTATGTGGATGCAAGACTGAAACAAATCAAAGGCACTCAGAGACCTTTTGGTGGAATGTCAGTTTTAGCTGTTGGAGATTTTTACCAGCTGCCACCAGTGCGACAGTCTAAACCTCTCTGTGTTTACGATCCAGAACAGATTGACCTATGGCaggaacattttcagatgaTCACTCTAACCGAGATCATGCGTCAGAAAGATGATGTGGCCTTTGCAGAGATGCTGAACAGGATTAGagtcaaagaaaagacagatgAGCTTTCTCAGTGCGACAGAGATTTGTTGTCACAGGCTGTGACTGCACCAGAAGAATGTCCAACTGAGGTCTTACACATTTATGCCACCAACAAGAATGTGGAATCCCATAACACAGATACCCTGAAGAAGCTTCATTCAAACATCATAATCATCACTGCAGACGATTTCCAGAAGGATAAACGTACAGGCAGAATGGAACGAAGAGACAAACCATTTACAGGTGGGAGAAATGATTTACCTGACACTCTGAATGTTGCTGAAGGAGCTCGAGTCATGCTGACCAGAAACTTGGACACACTAAACGGTTTAGTCAACGGTGCTTTTGGTATACTGGTAAAGGTGGtgagatctgaaaatgatggacACATAATCAAACTGGGGCTCAGAATGGACAACCGGCAGCCTATGAGACACAACCGCAGTGCTAATGCAGCATCTGATGATCTGGTTTACAttgagagagcagaggagagtctGAAGTTTAAAGGAGCGGTACGCAGACAGTTTCCTGTAAAGCTAGCATTTGCCTGCACAATTCACAAAACTCAGGGTCTTACAACACAGACAGCTGTAGTTTCAATGAAGAACATTTTTGAACCAGGTATGGCTTATGTTGCTCTCAGCAGGGTGACGTCTCTCAGTGGACTCTATTTGCAGGACTTGGATGAGAAAAAGATTTACTCCAATCCCGAGGTAACTGCAGCACTCCAAACCATGAGACAAGCCAGCGTTGAGGAAATGATGCCTCTTCTTCAG ACAGTCTTCATTTGGACGGCTACACCATGTTCAAACGCAACAGACATGTGTCCTACACAAACTTTCCTCACATGGCCAGCAGAAGTG TGTTGA